A genomic region of Vitis vinifera cultivar Pinot Noir 40024 chromosome 7, ASM3070453v1 contains the following coding sequences:
- the LOC100246774 gene encoding chloroplast envelope quinone oxidoreductase homolog, with the protein MATKLMQAVQYSSFGKGAAGLEHAEVPIPAPAKDEVLLKLEAASINPLDWKIRKGIWRPVVPRKLPHIPVTDVAGEVVEVGAGVKEFKAGDKVVSILSHVYGGGLAEFAVAKENLTVSRPPQVSAAEGAGLPLAGLTALQALTQVVGINIDGSGPKKSILITAASGGVGHYAVQLAKLGNTHVTATCGTRNIDLVKSLGADEVLDYTTPDGAALRSPSGQTYDAVVDCGTGNIPWSTFEPNLSTNGKVVSLTPNVSAMLTFALKKLTFSKKQLVPMFASIKKEKVNFLVGLVKEGKLKTVIDSKHPLSKAEDAWAKSIDGHATGKIIVEP; encoded by the exons ATGGCTACCAAGCTCATGCAAGCCGTTCAGTACAGTAGCTTTGGCAAAGGAGCTGCTGGGTTGGAG CATGCTGAAGTTCCAATTCCAGCTCCAGCTAAAGATGAGGTTTTGCTGAAATTGGAAGCAGCAAGCATAAATCCACTGGATTGGAAAATTCGGAAAGGGATATGGCGTCCTGTTGTTCCCCGCAAACTCCCTCATATACCAG TTACTGATGTGGCCGGAGAGGTCGTGGAGGTTGGAGCAGGAGTCAAGGAGTTCAAAGCTGGTGACAAAGTTGTTTCTATACTTAGCCATGTT TATGGAGGTGGACTAGCAGAGTTTGCTGTGGCTAAAGAGAACTTAACAGTCTCAAGGCCTCCTCAAGTGTCAGCAGCTGAAGGCGCGGGATTACCCCTTGCGGGTCTTACAGCTCTCCAGGCCCTCACCCAGGTGGTAGGCATCAACATCGACGGAAGTGGTCCAAAGAAAAGCATCTTAATCACAGCTGCCTCAGGTGGGGTCGGTCACTATGCTGTTCAACTCGCAAAGCTGGGAAACACACACGTTACAGCCACCTGTGGAACACGAAACATTGATTTAGTCAAGAGCTTAGGGGCTGACGAGGTTCTGGACTACACTACCCCAGATGGTGCAGCCCTCAGGAGCCCATCAGGCCAGACATACGATGCTGTGGTCGACTGTGGAACAGGCAATATTCCCTGGTCCACCTTCGAGCCAAACTTGAGCACAAATGGGAAGGTTGTAAGTCTCACTCCCAACGTCAGTGCCATGCTAACTTTTGCTCTGAAGAAACTCACTTTCTCTAAGAAGCAGCTGGTGCCAATGTTTGCCTCTATCAAGAAGGAGAAAGTGAATTTTCTTGTTGGGTTGGTGAAGGAAGGGAAGCTTAAGACAGTGATCGACTCCAAACATCCTCTGAGCAAGGCTGAAGATGCTTGGGCTAAGAGCATCGATGGCCATGCCACAGGGAAGATCATTGTCGAGCCTTAA